Proteins from a genomic interval of Mycobacterium conspicuum:
- a CDS encoding TetR/AcrR family transcriptional regulator, whose translation MAPPRKHETDVILDAARALVLAGGPRAASVAAIAKASGAPAGTLYHRFGNRDGILAAAWLRALERFQSRAMAAQARTPTDTAVAMAVSAIGFARELPEDARLLLTIRPGDLLDGEPDATFQRTLADMNAPLIDKVRALAQQLYGSGDPRAIDAVSRAVADLPYAVVRRHAHDEPMPSWLEADVAASARAMLRSFGKRA comes from the coding sequence GTGGCACCTCCGCGGAAGCACGAGACCGATGTGATCCTCGACGCAGCCCGGGCGCTGGTGCTCGCGGGCGGACCGCGTGCGGCGAGCGTCGCGGCGATCGCGAAGGCGAGTGGGGCGCCCGCCGGCACGCTCTACCACCGTTTCGGCAACCGCGACGGCATCCTGGCCGCGGCATGGCTACGCGCGCTGGAACGCTTCCAATCCCGAGCGATGGCGGCGCAGGCCCGTACCCCGACCGACACCGCCGTCGCCATGGCCGTGTCCGCGATCGGCTTCGCGCGTGAACTGCCGGAGGATGCCCGGCTGTTGCTGACGATCCGGCCCGGTGACCTGCTCGACGGCGAACCCGACGCGACGTTTCAACGGACGCTTGCCGACATGAACGCGCCGCTCATCGACAAGGTGCGCGCGCTGGCCCAACAGCTCTACGGCAGCGGCGATCCGCGCGCGATCGACGCGGTGAGCAGGGCCGTGGCCGACCTGCCCTATGCCGTGGTCCGGCGGCACGCGCACGACGAGCCGATGCCGTCGTGGCTCGAGGCCGATGTCGCGGCGTCGGCGCGGGCGATGCTAAGGAGCTTTGGCAAACGCGCGTAG
- a CDS encoding AAA family ATPase → MTGRGQLTLTARLNTSAVDSRRGVIRLHPNAVAALGIREWDAVSLTGSRTTAAVAGLAGRDTPVGTVLLDDVTLSNAGLREGSAVIVSAVVVYGARSVTLSGSSLATQSVSPATLRRALLGKVMTVGDAVSLLPRDLGPGTSTSEPSRALASAVGISWTSELLTVTGVDPDGPVSVQPNSLVTWGSGIPSGTRVSSHELDSAATPQILVEELKGSQPQAAKLTEWLKLALDEPHLLKTLGAAANLGVLVSGPAGVGKVTLVRAVCAGRRVVELDGPEVGALSADDRLKTVATAVSKVRAGGGVLLITDVDALLPATAEPVAALILGELRTAVATEGVALIATSARPDQLDARLRAPDLCDRELSLPLPDAATRKALLEALLKPVPTEDLDFDEIASRTPGFVVADLAALIREAALRAASRASATGQTPTLNQDDLVGALSVIRPLSRSGSEELTVGNVTLDDVGDMADAKQALTEAVLWPLRHPDTFARLGIEPPRGVLLYGPPGCGKTFVVRALASSGQLSVHAVKGSELMDKWVGSSEKAVRELFRRARDSAPSLVFLDEVDALAPQRGQSFDSGVTDRVVAALLTELDGIEPLRDVVVLGATNRPDLIDPALLRPGRLERLVFVEPPDAEARREILRTAGKSIPLAADVDLDAVAAELDGYSAADCVALLREAALSAMRRSIDAADVTAADLEAARNAVRPSLDPAQVESLRAFAKAP, encoded by the coding sequence GTGACTGGCCGCGGTCAGCTCACGCTCACCGCCCGGCTGAACACCTCTGCCGTCGACTCGCGCCGCGGCGTGATCCGGTTGCACCCCAACGCCGTTGCCGCGCTGGGCATCCGGGAATGGGATGCGGTGTCGCTGACCGGGTCGCGGACCACGGCGGCCGTTGCCGGGCTGGCCGGCCGGGACACCCCCGTCGGCACCGTGCTGCTCGACGACGTGACGCTGTCCAACGCCGGGCTGCGCGAGGGCAGCGCGGTGATCGTCAGCGCGGTCGTCGTGTACGGCGCGCGATCGGTGACGCTGAGCGGCTCTTCGCTTGCCACCCAATCGGTTTCGCCGGCCACCCTGCGCCGGGCCCTGCTGGGCAAGGTGATGACGGTTGGCGACGCGGTGTCGCTGCTGCCCCGCGACCTCGGGCCGGGCACGTCGACGTCGGAACCCAGCCGGGCCCTGGCGTCGGCGGTCGGGATCAGCTGGACCTCCGAGCTGCTGACCGTCACCGGGGTCGATCCCGACGGGCCGGTGAGCGTGCAGCCCAACTCGCTGGTGACGTGGGGCAGCGGTATTCCGTCCGGCACCCGGGTGTCCTCGCACGAACTCGATAGCGCCGCCACCCCGCAGATCCTGGTCGAGGAGCTCAAGGGCTCGCAGCCGCAGGCCGCCAAACTCACCGAATGGCTCAAGCTAGCGCTCGACGAACCGCACCTGCTCAAGACCTTGGGTGCGGCCGCCAACCTCGGCGTGCTGGTGTCGGGCCCGGCCGGCGTCGGGAAGGTGACACTGGTGCGGGCGGTCTGCGCCGGCCGCCGGGTGGTGGAGCTGGACGGTCCCGAGGTGGGCGCGCTGAGCGCCGATGACCGGCTGAAAACCGTTGCCACTGCGGTCAGCAAGGTGCGGGCCGGCGGCGGGGTGCTGTTGATCACCGACGTCGACGCCCTGCTGCCGGCCACCGCCGAGCCGGTGGCCGCCCTGATCTTGGGTGAGCTGCGCACTGCCGTCGCCACCGAGGGCGTCGCGTTGATCGCCACCTCCGCGCGACCCGACCAGCTCGATGCCCGGTTGCGGGCCCCCGACTTGTGCGACCGGGAACTGAGCCTGCCGCTGCCCGACGCGGCCACCCGCAAGGCGCTGTTGGAGGCGCTGCTCAAGCCGGTGCCCACAGAGGATCTGGATTTCGATGAGATCGCTTCCCGCACACCTGGTTTCGTCGTTGCCGACCTGGCCGCGTTGATTCGCGAGGCGGCGCTGCGGGCGGCGTCACGGGCCAGCGCTACGGGGCAAACACCGACGCTGAACCAGGACGACCTGGTTGGTGCGCTGAGCGTGATCCGACCGTTGTCCCGTTCGGGCAGTGAGGAATTGACCGTTGGGAACGTGACGCTCGACGACGTCGGCGACATGGCCGACGCCAAACAGGCGCTCACCGAAGCGGTGCTGTGGCCGTTGCGGCACCCCGACACCTTCGCGCGGCTCGGCATCGAGCCACCACGCGGAGTGCTGCTGTACGGGCCGCCGGGCTGCGGCAAAACCTTCGTGGTCCGCGCGCTGGCCAGCTCCGGGCAGCTCAGCGTGCATGCCGTCAAAGGCTCCGAGCTGATGGACAAGTGGGTGGGCTCCTCGGAGAAGGCGGTGCGCGAATTATTCCGGCGCGCAAGGGATTCAGCGCCTTCGCTGGTGTTCCTCGACGAGGTGGACGCGCTGGCGCCGCAGCGGGGCCAAAGCTTCGACTCCGGCGTCACCGATCGGGTGGTGGCCGCGCTGCTGACCGAGCTCGACGGCATCGAGCCGCTGCGCGACGTGGTGGTGCTGGGCGCCACCAACCGGCCCGACCTCATCGATCCCGCGCTGTTGCGCCCGGGACGGCTGGAACGTCTGGTGTTCGTCGAGCCGCCCGACGCCGAGGCGCGGCGCGAGATCCTGCGCACCGCCGGGAAGTCGATACCGCTGGCCGCCGACGTCGACTTGGATGCGGTGGCCGCCGAACTCGACGGCTACAGCGCCGCCGACTGCGTGGCGCTGCTGCGCGAGGCCGCGCTGTCCGCGATGCGCCGCTCCATCGATGCCGCCGACGTCACCGCCGCCGATCTCGAGGCGGCTCGCAACGCCGTGCGCCCGTCGTTGGATCCGGCGCAGGTGGAATCCCTACGCGCGTTTGCCAAAGCTCCTTAG